DNA sequence from the Antedon mediterranea chromosome 7, ecAntMedi1.1, whole genome shotgun sequence genome:
CTCAgttaacttttatttaataaacacagtgtgtttattaaataaaggtttactacagtactatactatactagATAGAGCCTGTTGAGTGTACGCTCTACTCCTAGGAGTAAGTGTATCGGCGATCAGGCAAGACAAGGGAATAAAACTCAATAAAACtagatataatttataaagtttCCTTAACAATTACTAAAATCGACTACCGACGCAAGAAACGAAAGAGTTATTATGAAGGTTATTAAATAAACACAACACGGAAAGAAAAAACATACGAAAATTACACACACGGTGCTATCAGCGCTATACGTTGAGGTGATCTTTTGATCTTCTTGAAAtatgaatatgcaaattacctgctcatgtataataattaccaTACTTAAAGGGTACCTCTATAGCGTCTACCACCACCTGGTACGCGCGGcacgctgaacatccggtgattcggctctaAGAAGAGGAATTTTATTTCGGCCTACttgataataatacaattattattaatgtatgcTTATTGATGGACATTCGTCTATTAATTTAAACAACctataggcctaagtgaatattttattgccaaggaataattaattagtaattaccgtaaatcttctaattctaaccctgggttattattatttatttattatttatttattttattcatttcggcaataaacataaaataatcattacaaaaaaaacataatatatatatatatatatatatatatatatatatatatatatatatatatatatatatatatatatatatatatatatatatatatatgaaaaacaagacacgaggccgaggaaagacaaaagcattaaacaaacgctgtcaccggtaaggtgtgtctctccaacacataaataacaaataacaagaatatatacaaatatagtagacatatcatttcatttaaaaatttaaaaagtttctctccgacatttaaaatatagctttagagataatttaaaattaataaaagaaccattaacaaaaatatcacGAATCTCATTGGGTATGGAATTCCAAGTTCTAGTGAATCTGGTCGGGATGCAAAATTTTGACATATCATTACTGGAGCGAAGATGCTTGAAAGTGAGAGTATCATGACGATTATTAACTAtgagtaaattataaataatagatctttgatgataaagtaaaacattgcaAACAAATAGAACAGTATAACAATCTCTAATAGCGATTGTGGATGGGATATCAAGAGTGTCTAGTCTCCCCTCATATGACTGTTCCTGACGACGTTGATGTAAGATCAACCGGGTGGCCCGTCTCTGGATTTGCTCAATCATTTGAATTTGACATATGCGATAAGGGTACCACACCTCgcaacagtactgtatatgagGGAGGACTAGACACTggtataattttaaaagaacgGGTGTAGAACAACCACCAGCAATTGCTCTAACAAGACCCAGTGTTCTATTACACTTATTTACAACCTCATGGACTTGTTTAGACCATGACAAATCATCGGATATGTACACACCAAGAATTTTCAGATGTTTAACATGTGCAATAACCTGCTCGTTAAGTACATAGTCATTAGAAGATGGAGCTCTCCTTCTATCGATAGACAAGATGTTACATTTAGTAGGGtttaaaataagtttgtttaaaattgACCATTCAGAGATTTTGTTAATGTCTCTCTGTAAGgaaataaaatcacaataaGAATAAACTGCTTTACTAATAAATGTATCGTCAGCATATTGGTACGGTTTATTTTCCAAGTGAAGATTTAAGTCATTCACGTAAATGTTGAACAATAATGGCCCCACGACTGACCCCTGGGGGACACCTGACTTGACTAAACACCAGTCAGATTGGACACCATTAAAAATTACTCTTTGCTTACGACCAGATAAGAAAGAGTTAatccattttaataatacacCGCCAACACCATACGTTTTTGAAAGCTTATTCACCAGAATGTCATGCGAGATGGAATCAAATGCCCTACTGTAATCAAGAGCCACGACATCAATCCGTGGTGCCCCATTATCTAAAGCCTTAACCCAGGATGTTGTAGCCTCAGCCAAGACTGAGGAACAAGATTTTCCTGGAGTAAAACCATATTGGCCATCAAACATGAGTCCAAATTCGTCCAGATGAAGACGGAGTTCATCGGTGACAATACTCTTGAGCACCTTTGAGAACAAAGATGTCAGTGAAATTGGTCTATAGTTGCATAGATTCTTTAATTattctttaattgtttttttagaatgggttactattagaaggggttactattagagtagtgggttactattaatcttaaattaggcacctgaaaaaaGTAACCCACCCccaataataaaacagtacgaataaacaaatttggttgaactctaactatattttataaactcaaaaacactcaatcctcctgggttattattatagattgacttataaggtggtttactattagaagggAGGTTAGTATTAgaatgtgggttactattagaagatttacggtatctgtaaattattcttcgcaaggtaaggtgaatgcaacgcctaactaggcctaggcaggctTATTAGTATTTACATtaaaggaggcctagctacACCCGATTCAGTAGATATTCAACTTATATCAACAGATATCGCcgtttatatcggtaaaatataagatttgacatttCCTCGGGGGAATTATATTTTGTTCAAGGGAATATATTTCCTGAAGCGCgtacctctaagcaggcaatatctgttattaatagctgaaaaccggttgaagaGCTGAAgcacagcatcataatgttgaaaacAGTGCGATTTTCTTtgaaaaatactattttgatagatttaatatacgtttatacaaatatattgatttgcgatgaatggaacattccaaattagtTGGTTTAAGTAAGCAAATTTATGGGCCCAAAATCGGTCTAGGTCACCGGCGTACCAGTTTTGGCCACCAAAATCAGTTCGagggaccatttatggctgccaaaacctgtccaGCCGGAGCTTTTttagccaaaactggtccggcctggataaaatcgatcc
Encoded proteins:
- the LOC140055448 gene encoding uncharacterized protein; this translates as MFDGQYGFTPGKSCSSVLAEATTSWVKALDNGAPRIDVVALDYSRAFDSISHDILVNKLSKTYGVGGVLLKWINSFLSGRKQRRDINKISEWSILNKLILNPTKCNILSIDRRRAPSSNDYVLNEQVIAHVKHLKILGVYISDDLSWSKQVHEVVNKCNRTLGLWVNHDNRLLLRFGY